The proteins below are encoded in one region of Sulfitobacter sp. SK012:
- a CDS encoding sarcosine oxidase subunit alpha family protein, whose protein sequence is MSTRLATGGRLLNKSQAVTFKFNGKTLRGYEGDTLASALLANDQMMIGRSFKYHRPRGLVAAGPEEPNGLVNLGIEGHFEPNARVTTTELFDGLESASQNHWPSLEFDVGAINTHLARFLPAGFYYKMFIHPRPLWKHVYEPIIRHSAGLGKAPKTRDADTYEHFYAFCDVLVAGGGVAGLEAARAAAKTGARVIVMEQTAHWGGRGPVDGGTIDGAPVDTFVDDIVAELAAMENVTMRTRTMASGIYDHGYVLGYERLTDHLPTVDGPRHRLWRVRASHIITATGAIERPISFAGNDIPGVMLAGAMRDYVVNFGVSVGDRTVIVTNNDDAYLTAAALKHAGLDVPAIIDARVLPQDSDAMAQAEALGIRVLMGHAISSVKGGKRVTGVAVCSQAGEGAVLEEINCDAVAMSGGWSPVVHLWSHCGGKLIWDAAKACFSPDVDNPPKGADGLGFVTAAGAAAGLFALDEVLTDAHLAACGVATSLGFKTPKKSLAPRAELMGEAPLAPVWMMPQGAGHKLREKAWLDYQNDVKVSDVRLAAQEGFVSVEHAKRYTTLGMATDQGKLSNINGLATLAGALNADIPDVGTTTFRPPYHPISMAAIGGEARDEVFQPLRRTPMHNWHEAHGAKWEPVGQWRRPYAYIQQGETTHDAVMREVSNTRQNMGLLDASTLGKLIVKGPDAGKFLDMLYTNMMSTLKQGKCRYGLMCSENGFLIDDGVVARIDDDTWLCHTTTGGAESIHGHMEEWLQTEWWDWDVYVANVTEQYAQVAVVGPNARKCLEKLGGMDLSKDALGFMEWADGTIAGFKVRVYRISFSGELSYEIAVDASHGQAFWDALMAAGDDLGVMPYGTECLHILRAEKGFIMIGDESDGTVIPQDLGLHWALSKKKEDYLGKRAQQRSHMTDPTRWKLVGLETIDGATLPDGAYAVADGTNDNGQRNTQGRVTSSYHSPTLGKGIAMGLVLNGPDRMGEVIDFPGLDGKTYSARIVDPVFYDKEGEKQNV, encoded by the coding sequence ATGAGCACACGCCTCGCCACCGGTGGCCGCCTTTTGAATAAGTCGCAGGCCGTTACATTCAAATTCAACGGTAAAACCTTGCGCGGATATGAGGGCGATACGCTTGCTTCTGCCTTGTTGGCCAATGATCAAATGATGATCGGCCGCTCGTTCAAATACCACCGTCCTCGTGGGCTGGTCGCGGCAGGTCCCGAAGAGCCCAATGGCTTGGTTAATCTTGGGATCGAAGGGCATTTCGAGCCCAACGCCCGTGTCACCACAACCGAGCTTTTTGACGGGCTGGAATCGGCAAGCCAGAACCACTGGCCCAGCCTTGAGTTCGACGTCGGCGCAATCAACACTCACCTCGCGCGGTTCTTGCCGGCGGGGTTCTACTATAAGATGTTCATCCATCCGCGTCCTTTGTGGAAGCATGTTTACGAGCCGATCATTCGCCATTCCGCGGGCCTCGGCAAAGCACCTAAAACGCGTGACGCCGACACTTACGAGCATTTCTATGCTTTTTGCGATGTGCTGGTTGCTGGCGGCGGCGTAGCAGGTCTTGAGGCGGCGCGTGCCGCAGCCAAAACCGGCGCGCGCGTCATCGTGATGGAGCAGACCGCCCATTGGGGCGGGCGCGGCCCTGTTGACGGCGGCACCATTGATGGCGCTCCTGTGGACACCTTCGTCGATGACATCGTGGCCGAATTGGCGGCGATGGAAAACGTCACGATGCGCACGCGCACCATGGCCTCGGGTATCTATGATCATGGCTATGTGCTGGGCTACGAACGCCTCACTGACCATTTGCCAACAGTTGACGGACCGCGCCACCGCCTTTGGCGTGTGCGCGCGAGCCATATCATCACGGCTACCGGTGCCATTGAACGCCCGATCAGCTTTGCGGGCAATGACATCCCGGGTGTTATGCTGGCCGGTGCCATGCGCGACTATGTGGTGAACTTTGGCGTCTCGGTCGGCGACCGAACCGTCATCGTGACCAACAATGACGATGCCTATCTTACGGCCGCTGCCTTGAAACACGCAGGTCTTGATGTTCCCGCTATTATAGATGCACGCGTATTGCCCCAAGATAGCGATGCCATGGCGCAGGCCGAAGCGCTGGGCATTCGGGTGTTGATGGGCCACGCGATTTCAAGCGTCAAAGGCGGCAAGCGCGTAACTGGCGTTGCGGTCTGTTCGCAAGCAGGCGAAGGCGCTGTCCTTGAAGAAATTAATTGCGACGCGGTTGCCATGTCGGGCGGTTGGTCGCCCGTGGTGCATTTGTGGTCGCACTGCGGTGGCAAGCTGATCTGGGACGCGGCCAAGGCCTGCTTTAGCCCCGATGTGGACAACCCGCCCAAAGGGGCTGACGGCCTTGGTTTCGTAACCGCGGCAGGTGCTGCGGCGGGTTTGTTTGCCCTTGATGAAGTGCTTACCGATGCGCATCTGGCGGCATGCGGTGTTGCGACAAGCCTCGGCTTCAAAACGCCAAAGAAATCTCTGGCACCACGGGCAGAGCTCATGGGGGAAGCACCACTCGCACCTGTGTGGATGATGCCGCAGGGTGCCGGGCACAAGCTGCGCGAAAAGGCGTGGCTGGATTATCAGAACGACGTCAAAGTCTCCGATGTGCGGCTGGCAGCCCAAGAAGGATTTGTCAGTGTTGAGCACGCCAAGCGTTACACCACGTTGGGCATGGCTACTGATCAGGGTAAGTTGAGCAACATCAACGGTTTGGCGACGCTTGCCGGCGCACTGAACGCAGATATTCCGGACGTCGGCACAACGACATTCAGACCCCCTTATCACCCCATTTCGATGGCCGCGATTGGCGGCGAAGCGCGCGACGAGGTGTTCCAACCCCTGCGCCGTACCCCGATGCATAATTGGCACGAGGCTCATGGTGCAAAGTGGGAGCCTGTGGGCCAATGGCGCCGTCCCTATGCGTATATACAGCAAGGCGAAACCACCCATGACGCAGTGATGCGCGAAGTGTCCAACACGCGGCAAAACATGGGCCTACTTGATGCATCGACCTTGGGCAAACTCATCGTCAAAGGGCCGGACGCAGGCAAATTCCTCGACATGCTCTATACCAACATGATGAGCACGCTGAAGCAGGGCAAATGTCGCTACGGCCTGATGTGTTCTGAAAACGGGTTTCTGATCGATGACGGCGTGGTTGCGCGGATCGATGACGACACGTGGCTGTGCCATACAACGACCGGCGGTGCTGAGAGCATCCATGGCCACATGGAAGAATGGCTGCAAACCGAATGGTGGGACTGGGACGTCTACGTCGCCAACGTCACCGAGCAATATGCGCAGGTCGCCGTTGTTGGCCCGAACGCCCGAAAGTGCCTTGAGAAACTGGGTGGGATGGACCTGTCCAAAGACGCGCTTGGCTTTATGGAATGGGCGGATGGCACGATTGCGGGCTTCAAGGTTCGGGTTTACCGCATCTCGTTCTCGGGCGAATTGAGCTATGAGATTGCGGTTGATGCCTCCCATGGTCAGGCGTTCTGGGACGCACTGATGGCTGCGGGCGATGATCTGGGCGTGATGCCATATGGCACGGAATGTCTGCACATTCTGCGCGCCGAGAAGGGCTTTATCATGATCGGGGACGAATCCGATGGCACGGTGATCCCGCAGGATCTTGGGCTGCATTGGGCGCTTTCTAAAAAGAAAGAAGACTACCTTGGCAAACGCGCACAGCAACGCTCCCATATGACCGA
- a CDS encoding sarcosine oxidase subunit delta: protein MLILHCPNCDVTAEESEFHAGGEAHLKRFGPGASDADLEGYLFMRQNPKGVHFERWRHNNGCGKWFHVARCTTSLEVFGSYAAQTFAPPEELLKEIEAKRPGWSKKEQSA, encoded by the coding sequence ATGCTAATTCTCCACTGCCCCAACTGTGACGTCACAGCCGAAGAATCCGAATTCCACGCTGGGGGCGAGGCACACTTGAAACGCTTTGGTCCCGGTGCATCTGACGCGGATTTGGAAGGCTATCTCTTTATGCGCCAAAACCCGAAGGGGGTGCATTTTGAACGCTGGCGGCACAATAACGGCTGCGGCAAGTGGTTCCATGTCGCGCGCTGCACCACTTCTTTGGAAGTGTTTGGCAGCTACGCGGCACAGACATTTGCACCGCCTGAAGAGCTGTTGAAAGAAATCGAGGCCAAACGTCCCGGCTGGTCGAAAAAGGAGCAGAGCGCATGA
- a CDS encoding VOC family protein, whose amino-acid sequence MIKGLNHLTLATGNLERGVAFYRDVLGLELAKQWDGGAYLSAGSLWLCLSPDKGTAPSSDYTHFALDVDEKDFAPMKDRILAADADLWKTNGSEGASLYFCDPDGHQLELHVGTLETRLAAMNLEPAQC is encoded by the coding sequence ATGATTAAGGGCCTAAACCATCTGACCCTCGCAACAGGCAACCTTGAGCGCGGCGTGGCATTCTACCGCGATGTTCTGGGTCTGGAACTTGCCAAGCAGTGGGACGGCGGTGCCTATCTATCTGCCGGATCGCTTTGGCTGTGCCTGTCGCCGGATAAGGGCACTGCACCTTCATCAGATTACACGCATTTCGCTTTGGACGTTGATGAAAAAGACTTCGCCCCCATGAAAGATCGCATTCTGGCCGCAGATGCGGATCTGTGGAAAACGAACGGCTCTGAGGGGGCGTCATTGTACTTTTGCGACCCTGATGGCCACCAGCTCGAGCTGCATGTCGGCACCCTCGAAACCCGCCTTGCAGCGATGAACTTGGAGCCTGCACAATGCTAA
- a CDS encoding sarcosine oxidase subunit beta family protein has product MKKYSVFAVAREALRHHTGWERAWRDAQPKKHYDAIIIGAGGHGLATAYYLGKNFGITNVAILEKGWLGGGNTGRNTTIIRSNYLQDPSAAIYEKSRSLYETMSQDLNYNVMFSPRGVIMLAQTEHEVRGYQRTAHANALQGVPTEFIGPEKVKQLVPIINIDGPRYPVLGGLWQARGGTARHDAVAWGYARACSDMGMDVIQKCEVTGIRQENGKVTGVSTTRGDIGCDKLGMVVAGHSGQLAEMAGFRLPIESVALQALVSEPIKPCMDVVVMANTVHGYMSQSDKGEMVIGGGTDGYNNYTQRGSFHHIEETVRALIETFPMVSRLKMLRQWGGIVDVTGDRSPILSKTPVDGIFINCGWGTGGFKAIPGSGWAMAELIAKGHAPLTDAFGLERFSEGRFIDESVAAGVAH; this is encoded by the coding sequence ATGAAGAAATATTCTGTTTTTGCCGTTGCCCGCGAGGCTTTGCGTCATCACACGGGTTGGGAACGTGCTTGGCGCGATGCACAGCCTAAGAAGCATTATGATGCGATTATCATCGGGGCGGGGGGCCACGGGCTGGCCACGGCGTATTACTTAGGTAAAAATTTCGGCATCACCAATGTGGCGATCTTGGAAAAAGGTTGGCTGGGCGGCGGCAACACCGGGCGCAACACAACGATTATCCGCTCGAACTATCTGCAAGACCCGTCCGCCGCGATCTACGAGAAATCGCGCAGCCTGTACGAGACGATGAGCCAAGATCTGAACTATAACGTAATGTTCTCGCCGCGCGGTGTCATCATGCTGGCGCAAACCGAACATGAGGTGCGGGGTTACCAACGCACGGCCCATGCCAATGCGCTGCAAGGTGTCCCCACAGAATTCATCGGGCCAGAGAAGGTCAAGCAGCTGGTGCCGATCATCAACATTGATGGGCCGCGCTATCCTGTATTGGGCGGGCTTTGGCAGGCGCGGGGTGGCACAGCGCGCCATGATGCGGTTGCTTGGGGCTATGCACGTGCATGCTCTGACATGGGGATGGACGTGATCCAAAAATGCGAAGTTACCGGCATCCGGCAGGAAAACGGCAAGGTGACGGGCGTCAGCACAACACGCGGCGACATCGGATGTGACAAGCTGGGCATGGTCGTTGCTGGCCACTCAGGACAGTTGGCCGAAATGGCAGGCTTTCGTCTGCCAATCGAATCTGTAGCGCTGCAGGCACTTGTAAGTGAGCCGATCAAGCCCTGCATGGACGTGGTTGTCATGGCCAACACTGTGCACGGCTACATGAGCCAGTCTGACAAAGGCGAAATGGTTATCGGGGGCGGTACCGACGGCTACAACAACTACACCCAGCGCGGGTCCTTTCATCATATCGAAGAAACCGTGCGCGCCCTCATCGAGACCTTCCCAATGGTCTCGCGCCTCAAGATGCTGCGCCAATGGGGCGGGATTGTCGATGTGACGGGCGACCGTTCGCCCATTCTGTCAAAAACGCCTGTAGACGGTATTTTCATCAACTGCGGATGGGGCACCGGCGGGTTCAAGGCAATCCCTGGCTCTGGCTGGGCCATGGCCGAATTGATTGCAAAGGGCCACGCGCCGTTGACCGATGCCTTTGGGTTGGAACGGTTTTCCGAAGGGCGGTTCATCGATGAAAGCGTCGCGGCGGGGGTGGCCCACTGA
- the ccmI gene encoding c-type cytochrome biogenesis protein CcmI, translating to MSFWSSVTLIGFMVAAVLGRAVLRGAGRALPARDASDVSVYRAQLAEVERDVARGVLQAAEAERVRAEVARRLLAADAAVQDAKAQRDARPWMPILLICALVLGSAGLYMRLGAPGYGDMALKDRIAFAEDLRRNRPDQAVAEASLPAWTQPEGLTPQHSRLLNQLREAVAQRPDDLQGHELLAEQEARVGNFSAAAKAQTAVLRIKGDAALVADVASLGELLILAAGGYVSPQAEIPLRQTLVQDPTNGTARYYLGLMLMQTGRPDQAFRLWDALLRKGPPEAPWINPILTQIESAAVLAGVNYSVPAIGAGSGPSAEDIENASDMTPEDRMEMIGGMVAGLSDRLAREGGPVQDWARLITSLGVLGETDRAAAIHANAVDVFAGDAGALDILQQAGERAGVAN from the coding sequence CTGAGCTTTTGGTCAAGTGTCACGTTGATCGGTTTTATGGTCGCTGCCGTGTTGGGGCGCGCAGTGTTGCGCGGTGCCGGGCGGGCGCTGCCTGCGCGCGATGCATCAGACGTGTCTGTCTACCGCGCGCAGCTTGCCGAGGTTGAACGGGACGTGGCACGCGGCGTTTTACAAGCGGCAGAGGCAGAGCGTGTGCGGGCCGAAGTTGCGCGGCGTTTGCTGGCGGCTGATGCTGCCGTTCAAGATGCCAAGGCCCAAAGAGACGCACGTCCATGGATGCCCATCTTGCTGATTTGCGCGCTGGTTCTGGGGTCTGCGGGTCTTTACATGCGGCTTGGTGCACCCGGTTATGGCGATATGGCCCTAAAGGACCGCATTGCGTTTGCCGAAGATCTTCGGCGCAATCGGCCGGACCAAGCGGTTGCTGAGGCCAGCCTGCCCGCTTGGACACAGCCTGAAGGCTTAACACCACAGCACAGCCGCCTGCTCAATCAGTTACGAGAAGCCGTGGCGCAGCGACCCGACGATCTACAAGGGCATGAATTGCTCGCAGAGCAAGAGGCGCGTGTGGGTAATTTCAGTGCCGCAGCCAAAGCGCAGACGGCCGTTTTGCGCATAAAGGGGGATGCGGCCCTGGTCGCTGACGTCGCCAGCCTTGGCGAGTTGCTGATTCTCGCCGCGGGCGGTTATGTGTCGCCCCAGGCCGAGATTCCATTGCGCCAAACCTTGGTGCAGGATCCGACAAATGGCACAGCGCGCTACTATCTTGGGCTGATGTTGATGCAAACCGGGCGGCCAGATCAAGCGTTTCGCCTGTGGGATGCGCTGTTACGCAAAGGACCACCAGAGGCCCCATGGATCAATCCAATCCTGACGCAAATAGAATCAGCTGCTGTACTTGCAGGGGTCAATTATTCGGTGCCAGCGATTGGCGCAGGCTCTGGACCATCAGCAGAAGATATTGAAAACGCAAGCGATATGACACCAGAAGACCGAATGGAGATGATTGGCGGGATGGTTGCTGGCCTGTCAGATCGATTGGCGCGCGAAGGCGGCCCGGTGCAAGATTGGGCACGCCTGATCACCTCGCTTGGCGTCTTGGGAGAGACCGACCGTGCTGCCGCCATCCACGCCAACGCGGTAGACGTGTTTGCAGGCGACGCAGGCGCGCTTGATATCCTCCAGCAGGCTGGCGAACGTGCAGGGGTGGCCAATTGA
- the ruvX gene encoding Holliday junction resolvase RuvX has protein sequence MIFDDIIDFAGALPPMRALIGLDLGEKTIGVAVTDNFLSVATPLETVRRRKFGLDAARLSEIIEGRNIGGLILGLPRNMDGSEGPRCQSTRAFARNFDRLHPTLPIGFWDERLSTVAAEKALLEADTTRKRRAEVIDHVAAGYILQGVLDRLRVLRAKGDNDDG, from the coding sequence TTGATCTTCGACGATATTATAGATTTTGCCGGTGCATTGCCGCCAATGCGCGCATTGATTGGTCTGGACCTTGGCGAAAAAACCATTGGCGTTGCGGTAACGGATAACTTTCTGTCGGTCGCCACCCCTCTAGAAACAGTGCGTCGGCGCAAATTCGGCTTAGATGCCGCACGCCTGAGCGAGATCATCGAAGGTCGTAACATTGGCGGGCTCATCTTGGGGTTGCCGCGCAATATGGACGGCTCCGAAGGTCCGCGCTGTCAGTCGACACGCGCTTTTGCCCGTAACTTTGACCGCCTGCACCCTACATTGCCCATCGGGTTTTGGGACGAGCGCCTATCGACGGTTGCGGCTGAAAAAGCACTGCTGGAGGCGGACACGACCCGAAAACGTCGCGCGGAGGTCATTGATCACGTCGCTGCGGGGTATATCTTGCAAGGGGTATTAGACCGGCTGCGCGTGCTGCGCGCCAAGGGAGACAATGATGACGGATGA
- a CDS encoding DUF1289 domain-containing protein, with amino-acid sequence MTDEVWKRDEVESPCIKICVIHPETRLCTGCMRSTDEIGAWSRMAPDLRRAIMDELPGRAGLLGKRRGGRAARLAQKS; translated from the coding sequence ATGACGGATGAGGTCTGGAAACGCGACGAGGTGGAAAGCCCCTGCATCAAGATATGTGTGATTCATCCGGAGACGCGATTGTGTACGGGATGTATGCGAAGCACTGACGAGATTGGCGCTTGGTCGCGGATGGCACCGGATTTACGGCGCGCAATCATGGACGAATTGCCCGGGCGGGCAGGTCTATTGGGCAAACGCCGCGGTGGACGTGCGGCCCGTTTGGCGCAAAAGTCTTAG
- a CDS encoding sulfite exporter TauE/SafE family protein, translated as MFDTTLLVQMAAMLLVIGAFAGVLAGLLGVGGGIILVPAFFYAFQTLGYDGPQLMQMCLATSLATIIVTSLRSVHAHNKKGAVDWDILRAWAPGIVIGAIIGVFLVAQLRSSTLQAIFGVLALIVGLYMGFGRSEWRLGQMMPKGMRRAALSPAVGFLSVLMGIGGGSFGVPLMTLYNTPIHRAVATAAGFGVLIAVPAVIGFLMVDMDAGRPPFTLGAVNLVAFTLIIAMTLITAPLGARLAHAMDPKPLKRVFAVFLVLVAFNMLRKALMA; from the coding sequence ATGTTCGATACCACATTGCTTGTCCAGATGGCTGCGATGCTGCTGGTGATCGGGGCCTTTGCGGGCGTGCTTGCAGGCCTGCTTGGCGTCGGCGGCGGCATCATTTTGGTTCCCGCATTCTTTTACGCATTTCAAACTCTGGGCTATGACGGTCCGCAATTGATGCAGATGTGTCTGGCGACATCGCTTGCAACGATCATCGTGACATCGCTGCGTTCCGTTCATGCCCATAACAAAAAGGGCGCGGTGGATTGGGATATCTTGCGCGCTTGGGCCCCGGGTATCGTGATCGGTGCCATTATCGGCGTTTTTCTGGTCGCCCAACTGCGGTCCTCAACCTTGCAGGCAATCTTTGGCGTGCTGGCGTTGATCGTGGGGTTGTATATGGGGTTCGGCCGCTCCGAATGGCGGCTGGGCCAAATGATGCCTAAAGGGATGCGCCGCGCGGCATTGTCGCCTGCGGTCGGATTTCTTAGCGTGTTGATGGGGATTGGCGGAGGCAGTTTTGGCGTACCCCTGATGACACTTTACAACACTCCCATTCACCGCGCTGTAGCCACGGCTGCGGGTTTTGGCGTGCTGATTGCCGTACCAGCGGTGATCGGTTTCTTGATGGTTGATATGGACGCAGGTCGGCCACCCTTTACGCTGGGTGCCGTCAATCTAGTAGCTTTTACCCTGATCATCGCGATGACGTTGATCACCGCACCGTTGGGCGCACGTTTGGCACATGCAATGGATCCCAAACCGCTCAAGCGTGTGTTCGCAGTGTTTTTGGTGCTTGTGGCATTCAATATGCTGCGCAAGGCGTTGATGGCGTGA
- the dusA gene encoding tRNA dihydrouridine(20/20a) synthase DusA → MMDWTDRHCRFLHRQLSQHTLLYTEMVTAPALVRGGALHLLDYNADEHPVALQLGGSDPAELAEATRIGAEAGYDEINLNVGCPSDRVQSGCFGAVLMRDPALVARCVRAMQAASPVEITVKCRIGVDDQIPQETLPEFLSQMVGAGIERVAIHARMAWLQGLSPKENRDIPPLDYDLVQQMKGLFPNLHISINGGITTLAQANGFLDAGLDGVMVGRAAYHTPADVLCEADAQIYGATTVSRPEDAVRAMLPYIDAHLDNGGRLNQITRHMMGLFAGRPGARAWRRQLSEGAAKTGANSEMVRTALEDIEALAGTLQEV, encoded by the coding sequence ATGATGGACTGGACGGATCGTCATTGCAGGTTCCTGCACCGGCAGCTGTCCCAACACACATTGCTTTATACTGAAATGGTGACGGCCCCGGCGCTTGTGCGCGGCGGTGCGTTGCATTTGCTGGACTATAACGCGGACGAGCATCCCGTGGCCTTGCAGCTGGGGGGCTCTGACCCTGCTGAGTTGGCAGAGGCCACGAGGATCGGCGCTGAGGCCGGCTATGATGAGATTAACCTGAATGTGGGGTGCCCGTCGGACCGGGTCCAGTCGGGGTGCTTTGGTGCTGTGTTGATGCGCGATCCTGCGCTGGTGGCACGTTGCGTGCGGGCGATGCAGGCGGCAAGCCCGGTTGAGATCACCGTGAAATGCCGCATCGGTGTTGACGATCAGATCCCCCAAGAAACGCTGCCAGAGTTTTTGTCGCAGATGGTTGGGGCAGGGATCGAGCGGGTGGCGATCCACGCCCGGATGGCTTGGCTACAAGGGCTTAGCCCAAAGGAAAATCGCGATATTCCACCGCTCGATTATGATCTGGTGCAGCAGATGAAGGGGCTCTTTCCGAATTTGCACATCTCAATCAACGGCGGGATTACGACGCTGGCGCAGGCCAATGGGTTTCTGGACGCAGGCCTTGATGGTGTCATGGTTGGGCGCGCCGCTTACCATACGCCAGCAGATGTTTTATGCGAGGCCGACGCCCAGATTTATGGTGCCACAACGGTGTCGCGACCCGAGGACGCAGTGCGCGCCATGCTGCCCTATATAGATGCGCATTTGGACAATGGGGGCCGGCTTAACCAAATCACGCGACACATGATGGGGCTCTTCGCGGGGCGTCCCGGTGCGCGTGCGTGGCGTCGACAGCTGTCCGAAGGTGCCGCCAAAACTGGCGCAAATTCGGAGATGGTGCGGACCGCTCTGGAAGATATCGAAGCACTGGCGGGCACTCTGCAAGAAGTGTAG
- a CDS encoding DMT family transporter, whose protein sequence is MARLVSFSANNIGALFGLGAFAVFSFSDVVVKQLGATYSPFQIVFFSALLSFPLITLVLMSDQKPGTLRPVHPWWIALRSVSGATSAVCAFYAFSQLALSQVYAIIFASPLIITILAIPMLGETVRLRRGLAILFGLIGVMVVLRPGAVPMSGGHLAALMAAVTGALNSIIVRKIGHEERGVVMILYPMMANLVLTAAILPFVYVEVPIADLGQFAVVAALVLLAMAFLVAAYTRGDAMTVAPMQYSQIVWAALFGALFFGEYPVWQTYLGTAIIALSGFYILKREATGDVSKNRPVLKTRTRIGLPAGLHVGIILRRRRKKV, encoded by the coding sequence ATGGCGCGCCTAGTTTCATTTTCAGCAAACAACATCGGAGCACTGTTTGGCCTAGGGGCTTTTGCAGTGTTTTCCTTTTCTGATGTGGTCGTCAAACAACTTGGCGCAACCTATTCGCCATTTCAAATTGTGTTTTTTAGCGCCCTTCTCAGTTTCCCTTTGATCACCCTTGTTCTGATGAGCGACCAAAAGCCTGGTACGCTGCGCCCGGTGCACCCATGGTGGATCGCCTTGCGCAGTGTCAGCGGTGCCACTTCAGCTGTCTGTGCATTCTATGCTTTCAGCCAACTGGCTCTTTCTCAAGTTTACGCAATCATATTTGCGTCGCCGTTGATTATTACTATTTTGGCTATCCCAATGCTCGGAGAGACCGTTCGACTTCGGCGCGGCCTCGCCATTCTCTTTGGCCTGATCGGAGTTATGGTGGTATTGCGTCCCGGCGCAGTTCCCATGAGCGGTGGGCATCTCGCGGCGCTCATGGCTGCTGTCACGGGGGCACTTAACTCAATAATCGTTCGGAAAATCGGGCACGAAGAAAGAGGTGTCGTGATGATCCTCTATCCGATGATGGCGAATCTTGTTCTGACAGCTGCCATCCTGCCTTTCGTTTATGTGGAAGTGCCGATTGCGGACTTGGGACAATTTGCGGTGGTTGCGGCACTTGTCCTGCTGGCCATGGCCTTCCTTGTAGCTGCGTATACACGCGGTGACGCGATGACCGTGGCACCGATGCAATACTCCCAGATCGTTTGGGCTGCACTTTTTGGCGCGCTCTTTTTCGGTGAGTACCCCGTCTGGCAAACCTACTTGGGAACGGCCATAATTGCGCTATCGGGATTTTACATTCTAAAACGCGAAGCCACAGGCGATGTCTCCAAGAATAGACCTGTTCTCAAGACGCGTACTCGAATTGGCCTGCCGGCGGGCTTACATGTTGGCATCATCCTTCGACGCAGGCGCAAGAAAGTCTAA